A DNA window from Mus caroli chromosome 8, CAROLI_EIJ_v1.1, whole genome shotgun sequence contains the following coding sequences:
- the Mfhas1 gene encoding malignant fibrous histiocytoma-amplified sequence 1, translating into MAGQDSGNLKTVRLWRDAALRARKLRSNLRQLTLSCPGAGGDPLESPDAPQLVLPANIGDIEVLNLGNNGLEDVPEGLGSALGSLRVLVLRRNRFARLPPAVAELGHHLTELDVSHNRLTILGAEVVSALRELRKLNLSHNQLPALPAQLGALAHLEELDVSFNRLAHLPDSFSCLNHLRTLDVDHNQLTAFPQQLLQLAALEELDVSSNRLRGLPEDISALRALKILWLSGAELGTLPSGFCELASLESLMLDNNGLQALPDEFSRLQRLKMLNLSSNLFEEFPAALLPLAGLEELYLSRNQLTSVPSLIAGLGRLLTLWLDNNRIRYLPDSIVELTGLEELVLQGNQIAVLPDNFGQLSRVGLWKIKDNPLIQPPYEVCMKGIPYIAAYQKELAHSQPAVQPRLKLLLMGHKAAGKTLLRHCLTEDKVEGGQGGGDKEKSYLPFPPLGSKGIEVTSWTADASRGLRFIVYDLAGDESYEVIQPFFLSPGALYVLVVNLATYEPRCFPTTVGSFLHRVGARVPHAVVCIVGTHADLCGERELEEKCLDIHRQIALQEKNDAEGLSHLAKVVDEALARDFELRSASPHAAYYGVSDKNLRRRKAHFQYLLNHRLQILSPVLPVSCRDPLQLQRLRDKLLSVAEHREIFPNLHRVLPRSWQVLEELHFQPPQAQRLWLSWWDSARLGLQAGLTEDRLQSALSYLHESGKLLYFEDSPALKEHVFHNLTRLIDILNVFFQRDASLLLHKLLLGTNGEGEEEGESFPTIAVPSPGQDPLRATQLHHYVEGFLLHGLLPAHIIRLLLKPHVQAQQDLQLLLELLEKMGLCYCLNKPKGKPLNGSAAWYKFPCYVQNEVPHAEAWINGTNLAGQSFVAEQLQIEYSFPFTFPPGLFARYSVQINSHVVHRSDGKFQIFAYRGKVPVVVSYRPAKGVLQPDTLSIASHASLPNIWTAWQAITPLVEELNVLLQEWPGLHYTVHILCSKCLKRGSPNPHAFPGELLSQPRPEGVAEIICPKNGSERVNVALVYPPTPTVISPCSKKNVGEKHRNQ; encoded by the coding sequence ATGGCTGGCCAGGACAGTGGCAACCTAAAGACGGTGAGGCTGTGGCGGGACGCCGCCCTGAGAGCCAGGAAGCTGCGGAGCAACCTGCGCCAGCTCACGCTCAGCTGCCCCGGGGCCGGAGGCGACCCACTGGAGTCCCCCGACGCCCCCCAGCTGGTGCTGCCGGCCAACATCGGGGACATTGAGGTGCTGAACCTGGGGAACAACGGCCTCGAGGATGTGCCTGAAGGTCTGGGGTCAGCTCTGGGCAGCCTTCGCGTCTTGGTCTTGCGCAGGAACCGCTTTGCCCGGCTGCCCCCTGCGGTGGCGGAGCTAGGCCACCACCTTACCGAACTGGACGTCAGCCACAACCGGTTGACCATCCTGGGAGCCGAGGTGGTGAGCGCCCTGAGGGAGCTGCGCAAACTCAACCTGAGCCACAACCAGTTGCCAGCCCTGCCTGCGCAGCTGGGTGCCCTCGCCCACCTGGAGGAGCTGGATGTCAGCTTCAACCGGCTAGCGCATCTGCCAGAttccttctcctgcctcaaccaccTTCGGACCCTTGACGTGGACCACAACCAGCTCACCGCCTTTccccagcagctgctgcagctggcTGCCCTGGAGGAGCTCGACGTCTCCAGCAACCGGCTGCGAGGCCTACCTGAGGATATCAGTGCCCTGCGTGCCCTCAAGATCCTCTGGCTTAGCGGGGCCGAGCTTGGCACGCTGCCCAGCGGCTTCTGCGAGCTGGCCAGTTTGGAGAGCCTCATGTTAGATAACAACGGGCTCCAGGCTCTGCCGGACGAGTTCAGCCGTCTGCAGAGGCTCAAAATGCTCAACCTCTCTTCCAACCTCTTCGAGGAGTTCCCCGCTGCGCTGCTGcccctggctggtctggaggAGCTCTATCTTAGTCGCAATCAGCTCACCTCAGTGCCCTCTCTTATCGCCGGGCTGGGCCGGCTTCTCACCTTGTGGCTGGATAATAACCGCATCCGGTACCTGCCAGACTCCATTGTGGAGCTGACTGGCCTGGAGGAGCTGGTGCTCCAGGGCAACCAGATCGCTGTGCTGCCGGACAACTTTGGCCAGCTCTCCCGGGTAGGCTTGTGGAAAATCAAGGACAACCCACTGATTCAGCCCCCTTACGAAGTCTGCATGAAGGGGATCCCTTACATCGCAGCCTACCAGAAGGAACTGGCACATTCGCAGCCAGCCGTGCAGCCCCGACTCAAGCTGCTCCTGATGGGCCACAAGGCTGCAGGAAAGACCCTGCTTCGACATTGCCTCACCGAGGACAAAGTGGAGGGAGGGCAAGGTGGAGGGGACAAGGAGAAGAGCTACCTACCTTTTCCTCCCCTTGGTAGTAAGGGCATCGAGGTGACCAGCTGGACAGCGGATGCTTCCCGGGGCTTGAGGTTCATTGTGTATGACTTAGCCGGTGATGAAAGCTATGAGGTGATAcagcccttcttcctttcccctggaGCCCTGTATGTGCTCGTGGTCAACTTGGCCACCTATGAACCTCGCTGCTTCCCTACCACCGTGGGCTCCTTCTTGCATCGGGTGGGTGCCCGGGTGCCTCACGCTGTGGTGTGTATTGTAGGCACGCATGCGGACCTGTGTGGGGAGCGGGAGCTTGAGGAGAAATGTCTAGACATTCACCGACAGATTGCCCTGCAGGAGAAGAACGATGCAGAGGGCCTCAGCCATCTAGCCAAGGTGGTGGATGAGGCCCTGGCTCGGGACTTCGAGCTGCGCTCTGCCAGCCCTCACGCAGCCTACTATGGTGTTTCAGACAAGAACCTTCGGAGGCGCAAGGCCCATTTTCAATACTTGCTTAACCACCGGCTGCAGATCCTCTCGCCCGTGTTGCCCGTAAGCTGCCGGGACCCCCTCCAATTGCAACGCCTTCGAGACAAGCTGCTCTCTGTAGCTGAGCACCGAGAAATCTTTCCCAACTTACACCGAGTCCTGCCTCGATCCTGGCAGGTACTGGAGGAACTGCACTTCCAGCCACCTCAGGCACAACGACTGTGGCTGAGCTGGTGGGACTCTGCCCGCCTGGGCCTGCAGGCAGGTCTGACTGAGGACCGGCTCCAGAGTGCTCTTTCCTACCTGCACGAGAGTGGCAAACTGCTCTATTTTGAGGATAGCCCAGCCCTCAAGGAGCATGTCTTCCACAACCTCACCCGCCTCATTGACATCCTCAATGTCTTTTTCCAGAGAGATGCTTCATTGCTGCTGCATAAACTGCTCTTAGGGACCaatggagagggggaagaggagggggaaagttTCCCCACTATAGCAGTGCCCAGCCCGGGTCAGGACCCACTCCGGGCCACCCAGCTTCATCATTATGTGGAAGGCTTTTTGCTGCATGGGCTTCTGCCAGCCCACATCATTCGGTTGCTGCTTAAGCCTCATGTCCAGGCCCAACAGGACTTGCAGCTCCTGCTGGAGCTGTTGGAGAAGATGGGACTCTGTTACTGCCTCAATAAACCCAAAGGCAAGCCTTTGAATGGCTCCGCGGCATGGTACAAGTTCCCATGCTACGTGCAGAATGAGGTGCCCCATGCAGAGGCCTGGATTAATGGCACCAACCTAGCCGGGCAGTCTTTTGTGGCTGAACAGTTACAGATCGAATATAGTTTTCCCTTCACCTTTCCACCTGGATTGTTCGCACGTTACAGTGTCCAGATCAACAGCCACGTGGTGCACAGGTCGGATGGGAAATTTCAGATCTTTGCATATAGAGGGAAAGTTCCTGTGGTGGTGAGTTACAGACCTGCCAAGGGGGTCCTGCAGCCCGACACCCTGTCCATTGCCAGCCATGCGTCACTACCAAATATATGGACCGCATGGCAAGCCATCACCCCTTTGGTAGAGGAACTGAATGTCCTACTTCAGGAATGGCCTGGACTGCACTACACTGTGCACATCCTCTGTTCTAAGTGCCTTAAGAGAGGGTCGCCAAATCCACACGCTTTCCCAG